The following is a genomic window from Prevotella sp. E13-17.
GTCCCAATAGGGCATGTCGGTCTGCTCGTCGCGCTGCATCTGACTGTCCACGGGCTTGCCGTCAATCAGCAACTGGGCAGTAGAAGCATTGGTGAAGCACGTCACACGCTGTTGGCCATGTGTGCGGTTGTCTCGGTGCAAGGGGTACATCTGGATGAAGCAAACGGGCTTGTCGCTCCACAGAGCAGCGCGATACCATCCGCTAGGCTTGCGCTGACCGGCCAGGTCGAGCAGGCCTGCCGACGAGCCACGTGCGGGCCAAGGACCGCTCTCGCCCAGATAGTCGATGCCTGTCCATAGGAACTGACCGAAGATGTGCTCCTTGTCGCGCACCGCACGCCATGCCTCCATGTCGTGACGGTTCTCCGAACCATAGATCACGCGCTGTGGATAGCGCTCGTGGTCTATGTCATAACGGCTCTCGGTGTAGTTGTAGCCCACCACGTCGATAGCACCAGGATAGGCTGTCTCGTTCGACATGACCACACCAGCCAGGGCGCCCGTGGTGGGGCGCGACGTGTCGATAGCTTTCACCACCTTGGCCAGTCGCTCGGCTATCCGACCGATACGCTCGGCATTGGGCTGCTCTGGCTTGTAACCGCCGTATGCTGGCTGGGTGAAGTCGGTGCCGTTGCCGTTGAGCACCGGGTGAGAGTAGGGGTCGTTGGGATAGTCCACCTCGTTGCCTATAGACCACATGAACACCGAGGGGTGACAACGGTCGCGGCGCACCATGTCGGCCACGTCGCGCTCTATCCATTCTTCGAAGTAGGTGTAGGTGCCCTGGAAACCAGGCACACCCTTGTTCCATCCCTTCAGCCACTTGCGTTTAGGGAACTCCCACTCGTCGCTTGCCTCGTCCATCACCAGCATGCCCAGTTCGTCGCACAGGTCGTAGAGCTCGGGAGCGTGCGGGTTGTGACTCATGCGGATGGCATTCACACCGATGGCTTTCAGTTCTTGTATGCGGCGGCGCCACACCTCTTTAGGCACGGCAGTGCCCAGCACGCCTGCATCGTCGTGCAGACAGACGCCCTTCACCTTCATCCACTTGCCGTTCAGGGCAAAGCCTTTGTCGGCAGAAAAGTCGAGGGTGCGCAGTCCTGCCTTGACGGTGGAGGCATCGATCTCCTCGTCATGGGCAGATAGGGTGGTGGTGAGCGTGTATAGATAAGGGTCGTCAAGATTCCAGCGATGAGGGCGATTGATGGTCAGCCTGACCGTTTTCTTCTCTTGTGGCTTGATGGCTGTCGAGCCTGTGGCAACCGTGTTCCCGTGGGCGTCAATCAGTTTTACGATGGCCTTCAGCGGTAGTGACGTCTTGTCGGGGCGCTCGTCGGTGGTCTCAATATCGACCTCGACCACGGCCCGCTTGTTGTTGATCGATGTGAGACGATAGGCTGTGCCCCATTGTGCCAGATGCACTTCGGGTGCTTCAATGAGCCACACGTTGCGGTAGATGCCCGAGCCCGTGTACCAGCGTGAGTCGTTCTCTTGGTTGTGGTTCACACGCACGGCGATGACATTGCGGCCGTCGGCCCGCAGATAGGGCGTCAGGTCATACATAAACGAGGCGAACCCCGAGGGGCGGCAGCCCAGCAGGTGTCCATTCACATACACCTCAGAGTAGTTGTAGGCGCCTTCGAAGTAGATGAAACGCTTGCCTTTGGCTCCCTCTGCGGGTAGCACCTTCCTGTACCATCCGATGCCGCCGGGCAGATAACCTTGGCAGGAGCCTTTGTCGGGCGACATGGGCTGCTCTATGCTCCAGTCGTGGGGCAGCGAGAGGCGTCGCCATGAGGCGTCGTCGTAGTCGCCATCCTTCATTTCGGGCTGTTCGTAGATGTGCTGTGTACTGTCAATGTGCAGGAACCGCCAGTTGTCGTTCATCAGGCGGGCTTTGCCAAACGACACCTGTGCAGAGACAAGTGCTGGCGACCAGAGACAGACTGCCAACAGGGTGAGCAGTCTGGTGTAGCGAGTAGTTTGTTGCATGTTGTTATGGTTTGGTTGATAGGAATCCTTGGTGCTTCAGTACCTCGATGAGTCCTGCCGACATAGCCTCGTTGTCTTTCTTCGTGTAGCGGATGTCGGTGAAGATCTGCGCCAGCGTCTCTTTATGGTTAATCTCTACAAAGTGCTGGTTCTCGGGCAAGGCCTCTTTCTCTTGGTAGTAGGCATTGATAGCCGCGGGCGAATAGTCCTGGTAGGTCTCGTTGTGCACAAAACTTTCCAGTGGCAGACGGTCGCTTTGCGCTGGTTCTTCGGCGGGCCAGCCCACCGTCAGCGTGGCTACGGGCATCACCAGCTGGGGCAGCTGCAGCGTGTCAATGATCATCTGCGGCATATAGACGGTGGTGCCGAGGTAGCAGTAGCCCAGCCCTTCCTCGTCCATCAGGTTGCAGAGTGTCTGCGTGTAGAGCAGTGCATCGATGGCTGCATTCTGAAACGACAGGAAGTTGTTGTAGCCAGGCTCAGCCTTCCGGCAACGGGCCCACTGGCTGGTGCGGTTGAAGTCGGCACAGATGGTCAGCACCACGGGGGCTGCTGTCACCATCGGTTGATTGAAATGGGCGGGCGCCAGTTTGGCTTTCATCTCGTCGTTGCGGGTC
Proteins encoded in this region:
- a CDS encoding glycoside hydrolase family 2 TIM barrel-domain containing protein, which encodes MQQTTRYTRLLTLLAVCLWSPALVSAQVSFGKARLMNDNWRFLHIDSTQHIYEQPEMKDGDYDDASWRRLSLPHDWSIEQPMSPDKGSCQGYLPGGIGWYRKVLPAEGAKGKRFIYFEGAYNYSEVYVNGHLLGCRPSGFASFMYDLTPYLRADGRNVIAVRVNHNQENDSRWYTGSGIYRNVWLIEAPEVHLAQWGTAYRLTSINNKRAVVEVDIETTDERPDKTSLPLKAIVKLIDAHGNTVATGSTAIKPQEKKTVRLTINRPHRWNLDDPYLYTLTTTLSAHDEEIDASTVKAGLRTLDFSADKGFALNGKWMKVKGVCLHDDAGVLGTAVPKEVWRRRIQELKAIGVNAIRMSHNPHAPELYDLCDELGMLVMDEASDEWEFPKRKWLKGWNKGVPGFQGTYTYFEEWIERDVADMVRRDRCHPSVFMWSIGNEVDYPNDPYSHPVLNGNGTDFTQPAYGGYKPEQPNAERIGRIAERLAKVVKAIDTSRPTTGALAGVVMSNETAYPGAIDVVGYNYTESRYDIDHERYPQRVIYGSENRHDMEAWRAVRDKEHIFGQFLWTGIDYLGESGPWPARGSSAGLLDLAGQRKPSGWYRAALWSDKPVCFIQMYPLHRDNRTHGQQRVTCFTNASTAQLLIDGKPVDSQMQRDEQTDMPYWDIDYRGGTLRCVASNGAYYEIPETKAPHALRLSTDSVAHLFVEVVDEQGNVVRQADNEVTIRMRGAQLLGLENGNMMDPTVNARTQKNRLRVLNGRLVGYFHKAKGAEAVITATAPFLQSAEIKIQ
- a CDS encoding nitroreductase family protein, yielding MKNLLSRRSIRKYADRPVDETLLNRLMNEAARTQTMGNLQLYSVVVTRNDEMKAKLAPAHFNQPMVTAAPVVLTICADFNRTSQWARCRKAEPGYNNFLSFQNAAIDALLYTQTLCNLMDEEGLGYCYLGTTVYMPQMIIDTLQLPQLVMPVATLTVGWPAEEPAQSDRLPLESFVHNETYQDYSPAAINAYYQEKEALPENQHFVEINHKETLAQIFTDIRYTKKDNEAMSAGLIEVLKHQGFLSTKP